A single region of the Prevotella sp. HUN102 genome encodes:
- a CDS encoding MalY/PatB family protein has product MGKYNFDETVVRRGTNSVKWDEEKEDGIIPMWVADMDFSAAPAIRKAVEDRARHGVFGYAIVPDSYYDAITKWFRRRHDWEISSEWIIYTTGVIPAISASIKALAMPGEKVIIQTPVYNCFFSSIINQGCQILESPLKRENDTYVMDWDDFEAKCADEKATVFLLCNPHNPSGRVWQKDELERMNEICLRHNVAVVSDEIHCELIMPGHKFTPFASVSKACSQNCVTLNSPTKNFNIAGLQIANVICEDAVWRRRINRAINIFEVCDVNPFGPVALEAAYNESEDWMDELNEYLYNNYKLLKETFASELPEFEVLKLEGTYLVWVNITSSGLTSEALTAKLLKEGKVQINSGTLYGEKDGEGYIRINIACPRATLKEGLQRIVQTLK; this is encoded by the coding sequence ATGGGAAAGTATAATTTCGACGAGACAGTCGTGCGCCGCGGCACGAACAGCGTAAAGTGGGACGAGGAGAAGGAAGACGGCATTATCCCGATGTGGGTGGCCGATATGGACTTCTCCGCTGCGCCCGCCATACGCAAAGCCGTTGAAGACAGGGCACGGCACGGCGTTTTCGGCTATGCGATAGTTCCCGACAGCTACTACGACGCCATAACCAAATGGTTCAGGCGTCGCCACGACTGGGAAATCAGCAGCGAATGGATTATCTACACCACCGGCGTCATCCCTGCCATCAGCGCATCTATCAAGGCGTTGGCAATGCCCGGCGAGAAAGTGATTATCCAGACACCGGTCTACAACTGTTTCTTCTCGAGCATCATCAATCAGGGGTGTCAGATTCTCGAAAGCCCGTTGAAGCGTGAGAACGACACCTACGTGATGGACTGGGACGACTTTGAAGCGAAGTGTGCCGACGAGAAAGCAACGGTTTTCCTCCTCTGCAATCCCCACAATCCGAGCGGACGTGTATGGCAAAAGGACGAGTTGGAACGGATGAACGAAATCTGCCTGCGCCACAATGTTGCCGTAGTGAGCGACGAGATTCATTGCGAACTCATTATGCCGGGCCATAAGTTCACACCTTTTGCAAGCGTGAGCAAAGCCTGTTCGCAGAACTGCGTTACGCTCAACTCGCCTACAAAGAACTTCAACATCGCAGGCCTGCAGATTGCAAACGTGATTTGCGAAGACGCCGTTTGGCGCAGAAGAATCAACAGAGCCATCAACATATTTGAAGTTTGCGACGTGAATCCTTTCGGACCGGTGGCACTCGAAGCCGCCTACAACGAAAGTGAAGACTGGATGGACGAACTCAACGAATATCTCTACAACAACTACAAGTTGCTGAAGGAAACTTTCGCCAGCGAATTGCCCGAATTTGAGGTTCTGAAACTGGAAGGAACTTATCTGGTATGGGTAAACATCACTTCATCCGGGCTTACTTCCGAGGCATTGACAGCCAAATTGCTTAAAGAAGGAAAGGTGCAGATAAACAGCGGAACGCTATACGGCGAAAAAGACGGCGAAGGCTATATCAGAATCAATATTGCCTGCCCTCGCGCTACGCTGAAGGAAGGACTTCAACGAATTGTTCAGACGCTGAAATAA
- a CDS encoding DUF3737 family protein has product MEIIKDKKFGGERPLFGAKNMRLENIEIVDGESGIKCCENLECDNSKFYGKYPWWHVDKSLITNCYFAPSSRSAIWYANDMVMKDCVIDGPKFFREMKNLELENVKINDADETFWKVDGLKLKNVELHEGTYPFMFSKNIYVDGLTSDAKYVFQYCENVEVHNAKIVTKDSFWECENVTIYDSELNGEYLAWHSKNVKLVRCHISGEQPLCYLDGITLEDCTFDAECDRAFEDSRNINATIKGAITEIKNPISGKIVADKVGRITYDEYAKGKDCIIESKE; this is encoded by the coding sequence ATGGAAATAATAAAAGACAAGAAATTCGGAGGCGAACGTCCTCTGTTCGGCGCAAAGAACATGCGTCTGGAGAATATTGAAATCGTTGATGGCGAATCGGGCATCAAGTGTTGTGAAAATCTGGAATGCGACAATTCCAAATTCTATGGTAAATATCCTTGGTGGCACGTGGACAAGAGCCTCATCACCAACTGCTACTTTGCACCCAGCTCCCGTTCGGCCATCTGGTATGCCAACGATATGGTAATGAAAGACTGCGTTATAGACGGTCCGAAGTTCTTCCGCGAAATGAAGAACCTTGAACTGGAGAACGTCAAGATTAACGATGCTGACGAAACATTCTGGAAGGTGGACGGACTGAAGCTCAAGAACGTGGAACTACACGAAGGCACCTATCCGTTTATGTTCTCAAAGAATATCTACGTAGACGGACTGACGTCAGACGCTAAGTATGTCTTCCAGTATTGCGAGAACGTTGAGGTTCACAATGCGAAAATCGTAACCAAAGACTCATTCTGGGAATGTGAGAACGTTACTATTTACGACTCCGAACTCAACGGCGAATACCTTGCTTGGCACAGCAAGAACGTGAAACTCGTGCGCTGCCACATCAGCGGCGAGCAGCCATTGTGCTATCTCGACGGCATCACGCTCGAAGACTGTACGTTCGATGCCGAATGCGACCGCGCATTTGAGGACAGCCGCAACATCAACGCCACGATTAAAGGCGCAATCACAGAGATAAAGAATCCTATTTCGGGCAAGATCGTTGCCGACAAGGTGGGCAGAATCACTTACGACGAATATGCAAAAGGCAAGGACTGCATCATCGAAAGCAAGGAATAA
- a CDS encoding TonB-dependent receptor yields MKAKEILFTILTAILAYVPIGARADIFTGKAVDEKTGEPLAMASVKVETKMDGSTYISNYSTDSLGNFAVRSYHEGRAVVTVSMIGYHNAKKRTYCGSGNATDTIRLGEFRLKPSDVLLNEVVVSTKAKRFTMQGDTIVFNPAAFKLQEGARLKELIEKLPGVVQKDGKLYWNDKPLRLQMNGRDIFGGSGIVADLPAEAVQNIKSYNKATEFAKHTGKDDGNEDQVLDIKIKAGFMDKWYGDIRTSLQSPKGYQASIKASRLSDRNPVMFSFDTNNINRYEKMGTNWMSNGDIDYFGKAQNASLGYQHNFKSGGKDNNYVAATSNFNHIDGWGTDYSAAQYFSPNNVTTWSLNRNSHYKHEITPKLSLDLYTYLTEKDFILSSLTFNYSQKRNNSESGSVRLDTETKPYGDFPLDLLLSAGASDAAYRHLINRERTYQQNIQEGTTTDFKVYWTHFLGKKGQLVFNTNLAYSNGNDRFSSHRELEYIRQNIASPLYQYSRSPHHNLTFSGYGLIKYNISDALLFQASQEFGIINDKVRKQSYRSDVESRIETDPESTIDQANSFSSRKQHTKGRTNASVIYKTGNWQFTPTMWLTLEQEKLDYQRGQLDTIANRNSTKFIPQMEVKWKMDKSNRLDFKFLYNTELPDLLSTLNYRDDTDPFWIVEGNPRLHRSHSHSTSLTYTRTLDKQQAMMLFKVIYAYNIHPIATVYNFDPQTGIYRSHSENVKSGNTWYMEMVYDKSFGDYINLSTKAAANFSKSYGYLAAFDRNIVQEQNQMKVFSLNLDPKLSYERDWLQLELSGNMNLQRNRYSLASQYNSTPIRYTYGLNATAKLKHWEFNTEIYDKAATGYLAPELNRHRLLWDATVRYLLNKKKGWIGISFDDILNQKRDYSAIIDSSQHKEDWNESMHHFVKLTFNYHFDAKGKKE; encoded by the coding sequence ATGAAAGCAAAGGAAATCCTATTCACCATTCTCACTGCCATACTGGCATACGTGCCGATTGGCGCACGTGCAGACATTTTTACCGGCAAGGCCGTGGACGAAAAGACGGGCGAGCCGCTCGCAATGGCATCCGTCAAGGTGGAAACGAAGATGGATGGTTCCACTTACATCAGCAATTATTCCACCGATTCATTGGGCAACTTTGCCGTGCGGAGCTACCACGAGGGCAGAGCAGTGGTTACGGTGAGTATGATTGGCTACCACAACGCAAAGAAAAGAACCTATTGCGGGAGTGGAAACGCTACCGACACGATACGCCTTGGAGAGTTCAGACTGAAGCCTTCCGACGTGCTGCTCAATGAAGTTGTGGTTTCCACAAAGGCCAAACGCTTCACGATGCAGGGCGACACCATCGTGTTCAACCCCGCCGCATTCAAGCTCCAAGAGGGCGCAAGGCTCAAGGAACTCATAGAAAAGCTGCCCGGCGTGGTGCAGAAAGACGGTAAACTCTACTGGAACGACAAGCCGCTGCGCCTCCAGATGAACGGACGCGACATCTTCGGGGGCAGCGGAATAGTGGCAGACTTGCCGGCAGAGGCTGTGCAGAACATCAAGAGCTACAACAAGGCGACCGAATTTGCCAAGCATACAGGCAAGGACGACGGCAACGAAGACCAAGTGCTCGACATCAAGATAAAGGCGGGCTTTATGGACAAATGGTACGGCGACATCAGAACTTCCCTGCAATCGCCCAAAGGCTATCAGGCAAGCATCAAGGCATCGCGCCTCAGCGACAGGAATCCCGTAATGTTCAGCTTCGACACCAACAACATCAACCGGTATGAGAAGATGGGAACCAACTGGATGAGCAACGGCGACATAGACTATTTCGGCAAGGCGCAGAACGCCTCGCTGGGCTATCAGCACAACTTCAAGTCAGGCGGAAAGGACAACAACTATGTCGCCGCGACTTCCAACTTCAACCACATTGACGGATGGGGAACCGACTATTCCGCCGCACAATACTTCTCGCCCAACAACGTTACTACGTGGAGCCTGAACCGAAACAGCCACTACAAACACGAAATTACGCCAAAGCTTTCACTCGATCTCTATACCTATCTCACCGAGAAGGATTTTATTTTGTCATCCCTGACGTTCAACTATTCACAGAAAAGAAACAACTCGGAGAGCGGCAGCGTGCGTCTGGATACCGAGACCAAGCCATACGGCGACTTTCCCTTAGACCTTTTGCTCTCGGCAGGCGCAAGCGATGCTGCCTACCGGCACCTCATCAACAGGGAACGCACCTATCAGCAGAACATTCAGGAGGGAACGACAACGGACTTCAAAGTGTATTGGACGCACTTCTTGGGCAAGAAAGGGCAACTCGTCTTCAATACCAACCTTGCATATTCCAACGGAAACGACCGTTTCAGTTCGCACCGTGAATTGGAATACATCAGGCAGAACATCGCTTCGCCACTCTATCAGTACAGCCGCTCACCCCATCACAACCTGACCTTCAGTGGATACGGACTCATAAAATACAACATCAGCGACGCGCTCCTGTTTCAGGCAAGCCAAGAGTTCGGGATAATAAACGACAAGGTGCGAAAGCAATCCTATCGTTCCGACGTGGAATCGAGGATAGAGACCGACCCTGAAAGCACGATAGACCAAGCCAACAGCTTCAGCAGCAGAAAACAGCATACAAAAGGACGAACCAACGCAAGCGTTATCTACAAGACCGGCAACTGGCAGTTCACTCCCACAATGTGGCTGACCCTCGAACAGGAGAAGCTCGACTATCAGCGCGGGCAGCTCGACACAATTGCCAACCGGAACAGCACCAAATTCATACCACAGATGGAAGTGAAGTGGAAGATGGACAAATCCAACCGACTGGACTTTAAATTCCTCTACAACACCGAATTGCCCGACCTGCTCTCAACGCTGAACTACCGAGACGACACCGATCCGTTCTGGATAGTGGAGGGAAATCCGAGGCTCCACCGCAGCCATTCGCACAGCACCTCGCTCACCTACACACGGACGCTCGACAAACAGCAGGCAATGATGCTCTTCAAAGTGATATACGCGTATAATATCCACCCGATAGCAACCGTCTATAACTTCGATCCGCAGACAGGTATCTACCGGAGCCACAGCGAGAACGTGAAAAGCGGCAACACGTGGTATATGGAAATGGTCTACGACAAGAGCTTCGGCGACTACATCAACCTATCAACCAAGGCTGCTGCCAACTTCAGCAAGTCGTATGGCTATCTTGCCGCATTCGACAGAAACATCGTTCAGGAGCAGAACCAAATGAAAGTGTTCAGCCTGAACCTTGACCCAAAACTCTCTTACGAGCGCGACTGGCTGCAACTGGAGCTTTCCGGAAATATGAATCTCCAACGCAACCGATACTCTCTTGCGAGCCAGTACAACAGCACGCCCATCCGATACACCTACGGACTGAACGCAACGGCGAAACTGAAGCATTGGGAGTTCAACACGGAGATATACGACAAGGCCGCAACAGGCTATCTCGCACCCGAACTGAACCGACACCGGCTGCTCTGGGACGCCACCGTCCGTTACCTCCTCAACAAGAAAAAGGGTTGGATTGGCATCAGCTTCGATGACATACTCAACCAGAAGCGCGACTATTCTGCCATCATAGATTCCTCGCAGCACAAGGAAGACTGGAATGAGAGTATGCACCACTTCGTGAAACTCACCTTCAATTATCACTTCGATGCGAAAGGCAAGAAGGAATGA
- a CDS encoding RNA polymerase sigma-70 factor: protein MDNRRKEQFRKRFEKYYPKLCRIASGYIPDDDDCEDVVQDLFVNVWNKGKDELPEEEFAAYLNMSVRNNCLTFLRRRRFFDTVSVDDKPTALADVSTEEDKTADYRQMLDGLLEQLPPKCREVFMMSKLQKMRYKDIAAELGISEKTVENHMGKAIKVLRSFVAEHPILMIIITLSNFIATKL, encoded by the coding sequence ATGGACAATAGAAGAAAAGAACAATTTAGAAAAAGATTCGAGAAATACTATCCCAAGCTGTGTAGGATAGCAAGTGGATATATTCCTGACGATGACGATTGCGAGGATGTCGTGCAAGACCTTTTCGTGAATGTATGGAACAAGGGCAAGGATGAACTTCCTGAAGAGGAGTTTGCCGCTTATCTGAATATGTCCGTCCGAAATAATTGTCTTACCTTCTTGCGCCGACGGAGATTTTTTGACACAGTGTCAGTAGATGACAAACCGACAGCACTTGCAGATGTGAGCACCGAAGAAGACAAGACTGCCGATTACCGGCAGATGCTCGATGGGCTGCTTGAACAGCTTCCACCGAAGTGTCGTGAGGTGTTTATGATGAGCAAGCTCCAGAAAATGCGCTACAAGGACATTGCCGCAGAGCTTGGAATATCGGAAAAGACGGTTGAAAACCACATGGGGAAAGCCATCAAGGTACTGCGTTCGTTCGTTGCTGAACACCCAATACTAATGATAATTATCACACTTTCAAACTTTATTGCAACAAAATTATGA
- a CDS encoding FecR family protein: MTNLKDIDNILARHFANEPLSDAELSALEEYRKDNPKDYGQLSSLLGGIREERLVGVDTTAAWEKVEAQLQAEESRPLLRRLYPVLAVAASLLLLLGVGLFAYNNLFGTIEKQFANNLEQKKEISLPDGSRVVLYPYASLAYTESEGARKVELNGDAFFDVTHDGKDFVVESEDLKVEVLGTSFTIGGDSQGNRSVTVSDGRVKVSTNSEEIVLVKGEKVTVSDGNLGEKEVLDDNKKVQTFVFDKTPIADAVKKIEKDMDVRIEMGSGISDNTVTTKLNISAPIDAVRELSLLCNCTYDSISPLHYRIYKK, encoded by the coding sequence ATGACCAATCTAAAAGACATAGACAACATATTAGCTCGCCACTTTGCCAATGAACCGCTCTCCGATGCTGAACTATCGGCATTGGAGGAATACCGAAAAGACAATCCGAAAGATTACGGACAGCTTTCAAGTCTGCTTGGCGGCATACGTGAGGAACGCCTTGTAGGCGTGGACACGACGGCTGCGTGGGAAAAGGTTGAGGCGCAATTACAGGCTGAGGAAAGCCGTCCTCTGCTGCGTCGGCTCTATCCTGTCCTTGCCGTTGCGGCCTCGTTGCTGCTCCTTCTGGGCGTAGGTCTTTTTGCTTACAATAACCTTTTCGGTACGATTGAAAAGCAGTTCGCCAACAACTTGGAACAGAAGAAGGAGATTTCTCTGCCCGATGGCTCGCGTGTGGTGCTCTATCCTTATGCCTCTCTCGCCTATACGGAGAGCGAGGGAGCGAGAAAGGTGGAACTGAACGGTGATGCTTTCTTCGACGTTACGCACGATGGCAAGGATTTCGTGGTGGAGTCGGAGGATTTGAAAGTGGAAGTGCTGGGCACATCGTTCACGATTGGAGGCGATTCGCAAGGAAACCGGTCGGTAACTGTGAGCGACGGACGTGTGAAAGTGTCTACCAATTCAGAGGAAATCGTGCTCGTTAAGGGCGAAAAGGTAACTGTTTCGGATGGAAACTTGGGAGAAAAAGAAGTGCTCGATGACAATAAAAAGGTGCAGACCTTCGTTTTCGACAAGACACCTATCGCCGATGCAGTCAAGAAGATAGAGAAGGATATGGACGTTAGAATTGAAATGGGAAGTGGTATTTCCGACAATACCGTTACCACCAAGCTCAACATATCTGCTCCGATAGACGCTGTCAGGGAGCTTTCTCTGCTCTGCAACTGCACCTACGACTCTATTTCGCCCCTGCACTATCGCATCTATAAGAAATAG
- a CDS encoding carboxypeptidase regulatory-like domain-containing protein — protein sequence MLKYILTLLLMFATLAANGQKTVAEEVVRVDASPATVHLWFGRIEKQANIVLSYNPSMIDLSKRVSLGVKGKMTVEQLLKFLLSDYDYRLIPMEGRKLLIQVQRKSVPTAENTAAKAVPLEQTVINVDDNPATIKTWFGRIESQGKLSLHYTPDVIDFEETVKFERKGQILLKDLVAVLLKHYDYKLSRQGNRTLFINILRKRTCNLTGIVEEEGSGEKLMGATLMVTDKDGNYHYAVTDINGFFNINLTPGSYHLSASYMGYNASSQEIALQSDRVMTIPLVAIPYEIKNVQVQRRKSKEELDEVAPSNLITFSNADLFSQIKVLPGVSKGAVNVGFSVSGGAVDENLMLLEGFPLHNTNHLNTMLPTFNGDAIKSVSFYNSFIPTQYEGRLSSATDVRLRDGNKTTFVNTLSLYMPAASAVLEGPIVKDKVSYLVAGRRSWLDFFDGFVSDEERINHTFYDFNLKLAWDIDSVSSLKFSAYNSTDVYRFPEQDRHNAMLHWNNQLYAVHFNTLLSPKMSFNASMAYTRHLNRANAEDYGVDTIPALRSGSKAFFLKTEFDYNLGNRFQMRWGLKGNYERYELAAFGMGMGNKYRPVKQFAVFYDTRLRLIPWLSAHIGFNSVLYKPNNYQKYFSFQPRLSLKTSLGNNDLLYLNLGRMEQFHHHVLVSDVAASFDFIMPSIGKFAPSKAYHTEFGWKHYFRQGALEVLAYYKHRHNLLALRPDVMLEDSEWSKYIMSGNGNSFGLSLYFYNRWKRLNWQLSYTLSKTHEWFSELPERGKMPSLYDVPHVLNAIVSYDFCKHSAVTLGANLHSGKVRYDSFYYDIGNSVETFRTEREPFRYRIDASYSFRKEYKNKKLLLRFGLFNILGNPSDDELFYYFSVKIKNHCIPYGSITFKF from the coding sequence ATGCTGAAGTATATATTGACATTACTGCTTATGTTTGCCACACTGGCGGCGAACGGGCAAAAAACAGTGGCAGAAGAGGTTGTCCGGGTGGACGCTTCTCCTGCTACTGTGCATTTATGGTTCGGCAGAATTGAGAAGCAGGCAAATATTGTGCTGTCCTATAACCCTTCGATGATAGACCTCAGCAAGAGGGTTTCATTGGGTGTGAAAGGGAAAATGACGGTGGAGCAGTTGCTGAAATTCCTGTTGTCGGACTATGATTACCGGCTGATTCCGATGGAGGGTCGCAAACTCCTGATTCAGGTGCAGAGAAAATCCGTGCCGACTGCCGAAAACACGGCTGCGAAAGCCGTTCCGTTGGAGCAAACTGTTATCAACGTGGACGACAACCCTGCAACGATTAAAACTTGGTTCGGCAGAATCGAGAGCCAAGGAAAGCTGTCCTTGCACTACACACCTGACGTTATCGACTTTGAGGAAACCGTGAAGTTCGAGCGGAAAGGACAGATATTGCTGAAAGACCTTGTGGCAGTTCTGCTGAAGCATTACGACTACAAACTCTCCCGACAGGGCAACCGGACGCTTTTTATCAATATTCTGCGCAAGCGCACTTGCAATCTTACGGGCATAGTAGAGGAAGAAGGCAGTGGCGAAAAGCTGATGGGAGCCACTTTGATGGTTACGGACAAAGACGGAAACTACCACTATGCAGTAACAGATATCAACGGTTTCTTCAACATTAATCTTACGCCCGGCTCCTATCACTTGTCTGCAAGCTATATGGGATACAATGCTTCGAGTCAGGAAATAGCCTTGCAGTCCGACAGGGTAATGACCATTCCGCTTGTAGCCATCCCTTATGAAATCAAGAATGTGCAGGTGCAGCGTCGTAAAAGTAAGGAGGAACTCGACGAAGTGGCACCTTCCAACCTGATCACCTTCAGCAATGCCGACCTGTTTTCTCAGATAAAGGTGTTGCCGGGTGTGTCAAAAGGTGCCGTAAACGTAGGCTTCAGCGTGTCCGGTGGTGCGGTAGACGAGAACCTTATGCTCTTGGAAGGCTTTCCGTTGCACAATACCAACCATCTCAACACGATGCTGCCCACCTTCAACGGCGATGCCATCAAGAGCGTTTCTTTCTACAACAGTTTTATTCCCACCCAGTACGAGGGCCGCCTTTCGTCGGCAACGGATGTCCGGTTGCGCGATGGAAACAAGACCACCTTCGTGAATACGCTCTCCTTGTATATGCCGGCGGCATCGGCTGTGCTTGAAGGTCCGATAGTGAAAGACAAGGTTTCCTATCTTGTTGCAGGCCGTAGGAGCTGGCTGGATTTCTTCGATGGCTTTGTTTCCGACGAAGAAAGAATCAACCATACCTTCTATGATTTCAACTTGAAATTGGCTTGGGACATTGATTCTGTCAGTTCGCTGAAATTCTCGGCATACAATTCTACGGACGTCTATCGGTTTCCCGAACAGGACAGGCACAATGCAATGCTGCATTGGAACAATCAGCTCTACGCCGTTCATTTCAATACGCTGCTCAGTCCGAAGATGTCTTTCAATGCCTCTATGGCATACACCCGACACCTGAACCGTGCCAATGCCGAAGATTATGGCGTGGACACGATTCCCGCCTTGCGAAGCGGCAGCAAGGCTTTCTTCCTGAAAACGGAGTTCGATTACAATCTCGGCAATCGTTTTCAGATGCGTTGGGGATTGAAGGGGAACTACGAGCGATACGAACTGGCAGCCTTCGGAATGGGAATGGGCAACAAGTACAGACCCGTGAAGCAGTTTGCCGTGTTCTATGACACACGTCTGCGTCTTATTCCGTGGCTTTCCGCGCATATTGGCTTCAACAGCGTTCTGTATAAGCCGAACAACTATCAGAAATATTTCAGTTTTCAGCCCCGTCTTTCGCTGAAAACTTCCTTGGGAAACAACGACCTTCTTTACCTGAACCTCGGCAGAATGGAGCAGTTCCATCATCACGTTCTCGTGTCTGACGTTGCTGCATCGTTCGATTTCATAATGCCGAGCATCGGTAAATTTGCTCCGAGCAAAGCCTATCACACCGAGTTCGGATGGAAACACTATTTCAGGCAGGGCGCATTGGAGGTGCTCGCATATTACAAGCACCGCCACAATCTGCTTGCCCTGCGCCCCGATGTGATGCTGGAAGACAGCGAATGGTCGAAGTACATAATGTCAGGAAACGGCAACAGCTTCGGTCTGAGCCTGTATTTCTATAACAGGTGGAAACGGCTGAACTGGCAGTTGTCCTACACCTTGTCGAAGACGCACGAATGGTTTTCCGAACTTCCCGAACGGGGAAAGATGCCTTCGCTCTATGATGTCCCACACGTGCTGAACGCTATCGTTTCGTATGATTTCTGCAAGCATTCGGCAGTAACGCTGGGAGCCAATCTCCATTCCGGAAAAGTGCGCTACGACAGTTTCTATTACGACATAGGAAACTCCGTTGAAACGTTCCGAACTGAGCGCGAACCATTCCGTTACCGTATAGATGCAAGCTATTCGTTCCGTAAGGAATACAAGAACAAGAAGCTGCTGCTGCGTTTCGGCTTGTTCAATATCCTCGGAAATCCGTCGGACGACGAGCTGTTCTATTATTTTTCTGTGAAAATCAAGAACCATTGCATCCCTTACGGCAGCATTACCTTCAAGTTTTAG